The sequence CCATTCCTGCCGACAGCCAGAGGGCTGAATGAGTTTGACGGTGGAGAACAGTGTCCAGGCGAACACGCATTTTTGGATCGTCAAGGCCGGTCCGGATGCATTTAAGCCTGGCTATGTACTCCTCATAATTTTTATATGCCGCCATTTTTTACCACTTCCTTTCTTATTATTTCTCTTGCCCGGAAGAGATTTGATTTTACCGTTCCCAGGGCAAGCCCCATGATCTCGGAGATTTCTTCAAGCTTCTTCTCTTCAACATCCGAAAGCAGCAGTATCATCCTCTGTTTAGGGTTCAGCTTCTTTAACGGCAGGAGCTCTTCAAGGTCGGCAGCTTCCTGTTCCTTTTCTGCTTCAACATGCCTTTCCAGGTGCAGCAAATCGACAAGCGACTTATACCTGTTCTTTTTGTTGACAAAACTTATGGCAGTGTTGGATGCCACCCTGTATATCCAAGTCTCAAGGGAAGAATCCGCCCTGAAGCCCTTTAGCCCCTTGTGTATGTTAAGGAATACTTCCTGGAACAGGTCCTCCCGGTCCTGGACGGTAAAAACGAACCTGGAGATTAGGTTCCAGACATTCTTTCTGTTGTCCTCATATGCTTGGGAAAAATCAGGTTTGGCCATGGCTGCTCCGATCTGGTCCTTACATACGGTTGGACAAGCCCGAGCCCAAAAAAGTTCCGCTTTGATCGGCCGTCAATTGACGGTAATAGTCTGGCTTTTGGAAACGGTATTGGTCCCGTTGGAAACCACGACCGTCAGGTTGTAGGACCCGGCTGCGGAAGGGGCGAGCCAGGTGGCGGTGTTGTTGGAGGTGGCTGTATAAGAGCCCCCGCTGCAGGTCCAGTAATAGGTCAGGTCAAGCCCGTCCGGGTCCGAGGCGGTCACGAGAATGCTTATCGTGCTGCTCACGCTTACGGTGGTTTGGGAATAAGTCACGACCTCTATCGTCGGTGTGCCGGGAACGACAGAAACGATGTTCAAGTTCCCTGTTGTGGATTGGGCTTTTGAGTTCGTAACAGTGACGCTTACTGCCGAGGTCGTAGCGCTGGAAGGAGCTCTCCATTCCACCGTCGGCCCGTTTGAACTGAGCAAAGTACCTCCGGAAGCCGTCCACGAATAGCCCAGTGAATAGCCGTTGGGGTCCGAGGCTTCGCATGTCAGCACGGAAGTTTTATTAATGGCAACTTTAGTCGGAGTGGACTTAAGGTTCGTGATCACAGGGTCCTCGGGGTCGTTCACTGTTATCTGTGTCGAGTTTGAGGTGGTTGTGGACCCGTCGCTGAC comes from Candidatus Margulisiibacteriota bacterium and encodes:
- a CDS encoding RNA polymerase sigma factor; translated protein: MAKPDFSQAYEDNRKNVWNLISRFVFTVQDREDLFQEVFLNIHKGLKGFRADSSLETWIYRVASNTAISFVNKKNRYKSLVDLLHLERHVEAEKEQEAADLEELLPLKKLNPKQRMILLLSDVEEKKLEEISEIMGLALGTVKSNLFRAREIIRKEVVKNGGI